In one window of Legionella fallonii LLAP-10 DNA:
- the pdxA gene encoding 4-hydroxythreonine-4-phosphate dehydrogenase PdxA, with product MKPLLISSGEPAGVGPDLCLALANYEFPIVVLGDPSLLAVRAKELKQEVHFITYQRGEDVETRPGFLTVFPVVCPKQVVCGHLDPQNASYVIELLTLGATLCSQGEFSALVTAPVHKANINAAGIAFTGHTEFFAQYFNVNTVVMMLACEQMKVALVTTHLPLRLVSESISSSLIIDVISQLHHSLINEFGIKAPRIKVAGLNPHAGESGYLGREEIEVISPALIYLKEQGINIQGPLPADTMFTPEHLTDCDAYVAMYHDQGLPVLKYAGFHEAVNVTLGLPIIRTSVDHGTALELAGKNCADSGSMLAAVRMAMHMATMRRS from the coding sequence ATGAAACCACTGCTCATCAGTAGTGGTGAGCCTGCGGGTGTTGGTCCAGATCTATGTTTGGCTCTTGCAAATTATGAGTTCCCAATAGTTGTTTTAGGCGATCCGTCCCTGTTGGCTGTGAGAGCAAAAGAATTAAAACAAGAAGTTCATTTCATTACTTACCAACGAGGAGAGGATGTAGAAACTCGACCTGGTTTTTTAACGGTGTTTCCCGTGGTTTGTCCCAAACAAGTAGTGTGTGGACATTTAGATCCTCAAAATGCATCTTATGTCATCGAGTTGCTAACGCTAGGTGCTACTTTATGTTCACAAGGAGAGTTTTCAGCTCTTGTTACAGCCCCTGTACACAAAGCTAACATTAATGCCGCTGGTATCGCTTTTACCGGACATACAGAATTTTTTGCTCAATATTTTAATGTAAATACAGTTGTAATGATGCTTGCTTGTGAGCAAATGAAAGTTGCTTTGGTTACTACTCACCTGCCACTACGTTTAGTATCCGAATCTATTTCTTCCTCGTTAATTATTGATGTAATTAGCCAACTACATCATTCATTAATTAATGAGTTTGGAATTAAGGCTCCTAGAATTAAAGTTGCTGGATTGAATCCTCATGCTGGAGAGTCAGGTTACTTAGGGCGTGAAGAAATCGAAGTGATTTCTCCCGCACTGATTTATTTGAAAGAACAAGGAATAAATATTCAAGGTCCTCTTCCGGCAGATACAATGTTTACTCCGGAACATTTAACCGATTGTGATGCTTACGTTGCGATGTATCATGATCAAGGATTACCAGTGTTAAAATATGCTGGATTTCATGAGGCAGTTAATGTGACATTAGGATTGCCTATCATCCGTACTTCTGTAGATCATGGAACCGCATTGGAGCTGGCAGGAAAAAATTGTGCTGATTCGGGAAGTATGCTTGCTGCTGTTCGTATGGCGATGCACATGGCAACAATGAGGAGATCTTAA
- a CDS encoding peptidylprolyl isomerase: protein MFKKLALVCALFSAVGIAEGKQLLDKVVAIVNDGVITSSELDKQVELSKAQILAQKMQMPKESVLRKQVLQHLIDVDLQLQMAKQNGINVDNNELNSAIERIATMNHITLAQLREEIKKQGMSWEEYKNNIRKEMLITQLQQKNVGKDVMVSNEQVEQYLKAGTAVDNSKLTYRVQNIVIPLNEEPTPEQVKKAKARAEKLLTKIKKGDDFSRLAIEESSGEWALEGGDLGERHLAELPEIFAKEVINMKVGQTVGPLRTGNGFQLIKLVAIGGDNQKHIITQTHVRHILLKPDASMLPEEAMKQVNNIYQQIKSGKDFALMAKQYSLDSSSAVKGGDLGWVNPGELVPEFEKTMNDLPLHKVSSPVKTVFGWHLIEVLERKQKDDSDAFKKQQVRQFLQQRKFADAVQNWQQHLRSQAYVNILDKELA from the coding sequence ATGTTTAAAAAATTGGCGTTAGTATGCGCATTATTTTCAGCAGTTGGGATTGCTGAAGGTAAGCAACTTTTAGATAAAGTAGTTGCTATAGTGAATGATGGAGTAATTACTTCTAGCGAATTGGATAAACAAGTAGAGCTTTCCAAAGCGCAAATATTAGCTCAGAAAATGCAAATGCCTAAAGAGTCTGTATTACGCAAGCAAGTATTACAGCATTTAATAGATGTTGATTTGCAGCTACAAATGGCAAAGCAAAATGGTATTAATGTAGATAATAATGAGCTTAATAGTGCTATTGAACGAATTGCCACTATGAATCACATTACCTTGGCACAACTACGTGAGGAAATTAAGAAGCAGGGCATGAGTTGGGAAGAATATAAAAATAATATTCGGAAAGAGATGCTTATTACTCAACTACAGCAAAAAAATGTTGGAAAAGATGTAATGGTTTCTAATGAGCAAGTCGAGCAATATTTAAAAGCTGGCACAGCAGTAGATAATTCTAAGCTAACCTATCGTGTACAAAATATAGTTATACCATTAAACGAAGAGCCAACCCCTGAGCAGGTAAAAAAAGCAAAAGCTCGGGCAGAAAAGTTGCTCACTAAAATTAAAAAAGGTGATGATTTTAGCCGTTTAGCTATTGAAGAATCTAGCGGCGAATGGGCTCTTGAAGGTGGGGATTTAGGCGAAAGACACCTGGCCGAACTTCCTGAGATTTTTGCAAAAGAAGTGATCAACATGAAAGTCGGGCAAACTGTTGGTCCACTACGTACTGGCAATGGTTTCCAACTAATAAAACTGGTGGCTATAGGTGGGGATAATCAAAAGCATATTATTACTCAAACTCATGTGCGCCATATTTTGCTCAAGCCCGATGCCAGTATGTTACCTGAAGAAGCGATGAAGCAGGTTAATAATATATATCAGCAAATTAAATCAGGAAAAGATTTTGCTTTGATGGCTAAACAATATTCTTTAGACTCTTCTAGTGCAGTGAAAGGAGGCGATTTAGGGTGGGTTAATCCAGGCGAATTAGTCCCTGAGTTTGAGAAAACAATGAATGACCTTCCACTGCATAAAGTCAGTAGCCCAGTCAAAACTGTATTTGGTTGGCACCTTATTGAAGTTTTGGAGCGTAAGCAAAAAGATGATTCAGATGCCTTTAAAAAACAACAAGTAAGACAGTTTTTACAGCAACGCAAATTTGCTGATGCCGTACAAAATTGGCAACAGCATTTACGCTCACAGGCTTATGTGAACATCCTTGACAAGGAATTGGCATGA
- a CDS encoding LPS-assembly protein LptD has protein sequence MVACITPLIIYHRLAYSSPLINEPVQACVIARDVDLTDAIRAKFAQCLGWKSDQSSPICLGTYQPIAVTPLDDSEQIRIQADRASFYKNERSTLSGHVEVQQSQRVVNAQTAYVYRDPATNQVTKIEFLGEVHYLEPGKLMIARKATINPQDRSGQTEDVLYRFNTDRRQAILPAWGRASIIQRFANKDYLLQQVTYTTCAPQDKAWDIKAESITIDDAKGKGVARNAVVRIHEWPVFYTPYMSFPTNKERKSGFLMPMIGYSNVGGFDLGLPYYWNIAPNYDLTFVPHYYSERGVMIGGEYRYLTSNSSGIITGNFLPNDKKFNNFLQNNEVQFPLLRGMSASRWSYGILNTTNLASNLQLNINMQQVSDDYYLQDFSTNWSVITQRQILKQADLTYSTEHWTLRGMGQSYQTLHPINEIPVASVYERLPQLMARGYYYDLPFNANLNILGQYDQFRWAERFWNNSPVQMPQGPRFHLNPVLSLPLMNSWSFVTPSIQFVENYYEVHNSTTNNNFNFNAFNWRVPDFSFNHPGLTGHSTDYNRFIPRYSVDAGLYFDRDFNWSGRSYSQTIEPRLFYLNVPYQNQTPIPVYDSGFMIFNFDQLFRTNRFSGFDRIGDANQLSYAVTSRWLSAETGAELANFSIGQIKYFADRKVQLCQSPTGFCIDNPYTFGRLSSTSDTSPIASRLVYHFNPVWNITGDYIWDPATHATNNGDLNLRYQPAPNSIINLGYSYLVNGDVTQVRNNGTEDNALHQAIIAASWPISVRWSAVGAYSHNISKNYSMMSLLGVQYDNCCWAVRLLGGRMFKSLNAEFDPRYNNNVYLQILLKGLGSVANGDPNGILTTYIPGYNDLFSR, from the coding sequence ATGGTTGCCTGTATTACTCCTTTGATTATTTATCATCGATTGGCTTACTCTTCGCCGTTAATTAATGAGCCTGTTCAGGCCTGTGTTATTGCCCGAGATGTTGATCTAACGGATGCAATAAGAGCTAAATTTGCCCAATGCTTAGGTTGGAAATCCGATCAAAGCTCCCCTATTTGTTTAGGGACTTATCAGCCTATTGCGGTTACCCCTTTAGATGATAGTGAGCAAATACGTATTCAGGCGGATCGCGCCTCATTCTACAAAAATGAGCGTTCTACTTTATCAGGGCACGTAGAAGTGCAACAGTCTCAAAGAGTAGTTAACGCACAGACAGCTTATGTTTACAGAGACCCAGCAACGAATCAAGTAACAAAAATTGAATTTCTAGGTGAGGTTCATTATTTAGAACCCGGCAAACTAATGATTGCTAGAAAAGCAACAATTAATCCACAAGACAGATCGGGACAGACCGAAGATGTTCTATATCGTTTTAATACGGATAGGCGTCAAGCAATTCTGCCTGCTTGGGGGCGAGCTAGTATTATTCAACGTTTTGCTAATAAAGACTACCTGTTGCAACAAGTAACGTACACAACTTGCGCTCCCCAAGATAAGGCGTGGGATATAAAGGCTGAGTCTATCACTATAGATGATGCAAAAGGCAAAGGAGTTGCCAGGAATGCTGTAGTCCGCATTCATGAATGGCCTGTATTTTATACTCCTTACATGAGTTTCCCTACGAATAAGGAACGTAAATCAGGTTTCCTTATGCCAATGATTGGTTATTCCAATGTTGGTGGTTTCGATTTGGGTTTACCTTATTATTGGAATATTGCACCGAACTATGATCTTACTTTCGTACCGCATTATTATTCAGAGCGGGGAGTAATGATAGGGGGGGAGTATCGTTACTTAACGTCCAATAGTTCAGGAATTATTACTGGGAACTTTTTACCTAATGATAAAAAGTTTAATAATTTTCTGCAAAATAATGAAGTGCAATTTCCTCTGCTAAGAGGCATGTCAGCCAGTCGCTGGTCATACGGTATTTTGAACACAACAAATCTAGCCTCTAATTTGCAATTAAATATTAATATGCAGCAGGTGTCTGATGACTATTATTTACAGGATTTCAGCACTAACTGGTCGGTAATAACTCAGAGGCAAATATTAAAGCAAGCCGATTTAACTTATTCAACAGAGCATTGGACTTTAAGAGGGATGGGGCAAAGTTATCAGACATTACACCCCATAAATGAAATTCCAGTTGCTTCAGTCTATGAGCGGTTACCACAACTTATGGCTCGGGGATATTATTACGATTTACCTTTTAATGCGAATCTCAACATTTTGGGCCAGTACGATCAATTTCGCTGGGCTGAGCGGTTTTGGAATAACAGTCCAGTGCAAATGCCCCAAGGCCCCAGGTTTCATTTAAATCCCGTATTGTCTTTACCCTTAATGAACTCTTGGTCCTTTGTGACGCCTTCAATACAATTTGTTGAAAATTATTATGAGGTACATAATAGCACTACGAATAATAATTTTAATTTTAACGCTTTCAATTGGCGAGTGCCTGATTTCAGTTTTAATCATCCAGGTTTGACCGGGCATTCCACCGATTATAATCGTTTTATTCCTCGATATAGCGTAGATGCGGGCTTATATTTTGATAGAGACTTTAATTGGAGTGGCCGCTCTTATAGTCAGACAATAGAACCACGATTATTCTATCTAAATGTCCCCTATCAGAATCAGACCCCCATACCTGTTTATGATTCTGGTTTTATGATATTTAACTTTGATCAATTATTCAGAACTAATAGATTTTCCGGCTTTGATCGCATTGGCGATGCCAACCAATTATCCTATGCTGTTACCTCCCGCTGGTTGTCTGCGGAAACAGGTGCCGAACTCGCTAATTTTTCTATAGGTCAGATTAAATATTTTGCTGATAGAAAAGTGCAACTATGCCAAAGTCCCACGGGTTTCTGTATTGATAACCCGTATACTTTTGGCCGTTTGTCTTCAACCTCGGATACTTCACCGATCGCTTCTCGGCTCGTGTATCATTTTAATCCAGTATGGAATATCACCGGAGACTATATTTGGGATCCGGCCACCCATGCAACGAATAATGGCGATTTAAATTTGCGTTACCAGCCAGCACCTAATTCCATTATTAATTTGGGTTATTCTTATTTAGTTAATGGAGATGTAACACAAGTGAGAAATAATGGAACCGAAGATAATGCTCTTCATCAGGCGATTATTGCTGCTTCTTGGCCAATAAGTGTAAGATGGAGCGCTGTAGGTGCATACAGTCATAATATTAGTAAAAATTACAGCATGATGTCTTTACTCGGTGTCCAATATGATAATTGTTGTTGGGCTGTACGCCTATTGGGGGGAAGGATGTTTAAGAGTTTAAATGCAGAATTTGATCCCCGATATAACAACAATGTTTATTTGCAGATATTATTAAAAGGTTTAGGATCGGTAGCTAACGGAGATCCTAATGGTATATTGACGACTTACATTCCAGGGTATAATGATCTTTTTAGTCGTTGA